In Thermorudis peleae, a genomic segment contains:
- a CDS encoding GAF domain-containing protein, whose amino-acid sequence MGSPNVSSEYPPAQESGEPESLTPAQQLLELVAERLVETVHVNMASFFVYDESGQRTIYAAWAGVHPENIVLPRRAFVEFAPEDVKAEIEIRQTKRPLHCTTPEDYDRYPPVNPVLRRLGREGALTSLAVPLLWEDTVIGVVYLWRWDPPKPFTPEEQALAEELAQLAIVAIQFNRLYDAERIQREQLHTLLEISQVVAGMGSLESILPVVTHALKRTLSADAAILAIYDEVGFRLLDYHSEGLTDEGAVLIQQALQQHPIRTLPRDLFPSTAHSEITLETLANILGPNHAILQRAHALETSRILMLPVVDREMHLGIFFAWRYRDETGFAPSAVATAEAIVRTVAGAITRARLQERTEQHVAELEALWALSQTIHGSTSMSEALDLVATVIRRFISFDAAIVAEPDIEQKEFLRVTWAWGVSARPERGRLGRTIPIAHSLAGQVYRTGKAVNVADAHADPRTYAGEGGFKLHAVLIEPLLEEGTVVGIFGIGRSEPQPFSSEEARLFAVLAQEASTALALLKARAGLEQRERAQRFLAELGELLLQYRDPATFLPAAVRRAAGVLGEAVACYLWSPANGNIEQLYSAHADPHRSQVVHEILHQLDLKTLRILLSDTEGTAILRRGATTVSAALQPLVEQLLEAAGAELLIGVPLRQQDHQVGLLMSFCTAAGPDVTLTLSRLLRTAADRLSTALDRWQSEQARDALLRTSQALMRQFRLADALEAITTELQRVLPYDRFIVYIAEPEAQQLRPWRYSHHYESLFAQTPTIPYGSGITGLVALTHRAELVNDARNDPRVLFPPETEPDLTLSLMVGPLVADDELLGVLLIGRPGRNQFNSYEFTLFQLFANQAALALREAQQRERERQLYLSSVQALAATVDAKDPYTHNHSRNVARYARMIAETLGCSPDEVEQIELAGLLHDIGKIGIPDHLLTKPGKLTPEEWAVMQTHAERGAVILATHPALAPIVPLVRHHHERWDGHGYPDGLKGEDIPLGAAIIGLADAFDTMTSDRPYRKAMPVEEAIAEIRRCSGTQFHPRVVAAFLQVFTERSLVSEGEAVPTPPHSLVSLSELTVLHTIGERLEDVRDFHSLARIIDESLSTSLSGNAVNIFLYDQLADALVLRYSRAAPEQVGQIVLPRKHGMSWQAFTTRQPVVVNDAEHDPRVVRFLPNTKTMLAAPLLDSEQPIGVITVVRTTPEPFTDQDAAILATIGRRVGPLVARLATTTREQHPSHR is encoded by the coding sequence ATGGGGTCGCCCAATGTGTCATCAGAGTACCCTCCAGCCCAAGAATCAGGAGAGCCAGAATCGCTTACCCCGGCACAACAACTCCTTGAGCTCGTTGCTGAGCGGCTGGTAGAAACTGTCCATGTCAACATGGCAAGCTTCTTTGTCTACGACGAGAGTGGCCAACGCACGATCTACGCCGCTTGGGCCGGCGTCCATCCAGAGAACATCGTGCTCCCGCGGCGGGCATTCGTCGAATTCGCTCCGGAAGATGTCAAGGCGGAGATTGAGATTCGACAAACCAAACGTCCATTGCACTGCACGACGCCTGAAGATTACGACCGTTACCCACCGGTGAATCCAGTCCTTCGTCGGCTTGGTCGTGAAGGAGCGCTGACCAGCCTCGCCGTCCCGCTGCTTTGGGAAGACACCGTCATCGGCGTCGTGTATCTCTGGCGATGGGATCCGCCCAAGCCGTTTACGCCGGAGGAGCAGGCACTGGCTGAAGAGTTAGCGCAACTTGCCATCGTCGCTATCCAATTCAACCGACTCTACGACGCAGAACGGATTCAGCGAGAACAACTCCACACCCTCCTCGAAATTAGCCAAGTTGTCGCAGGCATGGGAAGCCTCGAGAGCATCCTCCCGGTGGTTACGCATGCCCTGAAGCGAACGCTCAGTGCTGATGCAGCCATCCTCGCAATTTACGATGAAGTTGGCTTTCGGCTCCTTGATTATCACAGTGAAGGCCTAACTGATGAAGGCGCAGTCCTAATCCAACAAGCCCTTCAGCAGCACCCAATTCGGACCCTGCCACGGGATCTTTTCCCGTCAACTGCTCACAGCGAAATCACACTTGAGACGTTGGCAAACATTCTTGGGCCCAATCATGCCATCCTCCAGCGAGCGCACGCGCTTGAAACATCGCGCATTTTGATGCTGCCGGTGGTCGATCGTGAAATGCACCTTGGCATCTTCTTCGCCTGGCGTTACCGGGACGAGACGGGCTTTGCACCGAGTGCCGTGGCTACTGCTGAAGCTATCGTTCGGACAGTCGCCGGAGCAATTACGCGAGCGCGCCTCCAGGAACGCACCGAGCAACACGTAGCTGAGCTTGAAGCCCTTTGGGCGCTCAGTCAAACGATCCATGGCAGTACGAGTATGAGCGAGGCGCTGGACCTCGTGGCAACGGTGATTCGGCGCTTTATCTCCTTCGATGCCGCCATTGTCGCTGAGCCAGATATTGAGCAGAAAGAGTTTCTTCGCGTCACCTGGGCATGGGGAGTTAGCGCTCGCCCGGAGAGAGGCCGTCTCGGGAGAACGATTCCCATTGCACACAGTCTGGCTGGGCAAGTGTATCGAACAGGAAAAGCCGTCAATGTTGCTGATGCACACGCTGATCCACGGACATACGCTGGTGAAGGTGGCTTCAAACTCCATGCGGTACTCATTGAACCACTGCTTGAGGAAGGCACAGTTGTTGGCATCTTTGGTATTGGAAGGAGTGAACCTCAACCGTTTTCTTCGGAAGAAGCACGACTCTTTGCCGTGCTAGCTCAAGAGGCGAGCACAGCTTTAGCGCTCCTGAAAGCACGCGCAGGGCTCGAGCAACGCGAACGAGCGCAACGGTTTCTCGCCGAACTTGGTGAACTGTTACTCCAATACCGCGATCCAGCCACTTTCTTGCCTGCAGCAGTACGGCGCGCGGCGGGAGTACTCGGTGAAGCTGTCGCTTGTTACCTCTGGAGTCCGGCGAACGGGAATATTGAGCAACTCTACAGCGCTCATGCTGACCCTCACCGGAGTCAAGTCGTCCACGAGATTCTTCACCAGCTTGATCTCAAGACGCTTCGGATCCTCCTCAGCGATACTGAAGGAACAGCCATCCTGCGTCGCGGTGCCACTACTGTGTCAGCAGCATTGCAACCACTGGTTGAACAGCTTTTGGAGGCGGCTGGTGCTGAACTGCTGATTGGAGTGCCATTACGCCAACAAGACCATCAAGTTGGCTTACTCATGAGCTTTTGCACAGCGGCGGGACCAGACGTCACCCTGACGCTGAGCCGCTTGCTTCGAACCGCTGCCGATCGTCTCAGTACCGCGCTTGACCGCTGGCAATCTGAGCAAGCGCGCGATGCGTTACTGCGTACTTCACAGGCATTGATGCGCCAATTTCGTCTTGCCGACGCGCTCGAAGCGATTACAACCGAACTGCAGCGGGTTCTGCCCTACGACCGCTTCATCGTCTATATTGCTGAACCAGAAGCGCAACAGTTACGTCCCTGGCGATATTCTCATCACTATGAGTCGCTGTTCGCCCAAACGCCAACGATCCCCTATGGCAGCGGCATCACTGGGCTCGTCGCCCTCACTCATCGGGCTGAACTTGTCAACGACGCTCGCAACGATCCGCGCGTGCTTTTCCCACCAGAAACTGAGCCAGACCTCACCTTGAGTTTAATGGTTGGACCGCTGGTCGCCGATGACGAACTCCTCGGCGTGTTACTCATTGGTCGTCCAGGGCGCAATCAATTCAACTCTTACGAATTCACGCTCTTCCAACTCTTTGCCAACCAAGCCGCACTTGCCTTGCGCGAAGCGCAGCAACGGGAACGTGAGCGACAACTCTACTTGTCCTCAGTCCAAGCACTGGCTGCTACAGTCGACGCCAAAGATCCCTACACGCACAACCACTCGCGCAATGTTGCTCGCTATGCACGGATGATCGCAGAAACACTTGGGTGCAGCCCTGATGAAGTTGAGCAGATTGAACTTGCCGGCTTACTCCATGACATTGGCAAAATTGGCATTCCTGACCACCTCCTGACGAAGCCGGGCAAATTGACACCGGAAGAATGGGCGGTAATGCAGACTCATGCAGAACGGGGAGCAGTTATTCTCGCAACCCACCCAGCACTTGCCCCAATTGTGCCGCTCGTTCGGCATCACCATGAGCGCTGGGACGGCCATGGCTATCCGGATGGCCTCAAAGGCGAAGACATTCCACTCGGCGCAGCGATTATCGGTCTAGCCGATGCCTTCGACACAATGACCAGTGATCGCCCCTATCGCAAAGCGATGCCCGTAGAAGAGGCAATCGCCGAAATTCGCCGCTGCAGTGGCACCCAATTCCATCCGCGTGTTGTTGCTGCATTCCTCCAAGTCTTTACTGAACGCTCTCTGGTTAGTGAAGGAGAAGCTGTACCGACCCCTCCACACTCGCTCGTGTCACTATCTGAGCTCACGGTGCTGCATACGATTGGTGAGCGCCTTGAGGATGTCCGAGACTTTCACAGTCTCGCCCGCATTATCGACGAAAGCCTTTCAACGTCGTTAAGTGGAAACGCTGTCAATATCTTTCTCTATGACCAGCTAGCTGATGCCCTTGTTCTTCGCTATTCACGAGCAGCTCCGGAGCAAGTTGGTCAGATTGTACTTCCCCGCAAGCACGGCATGAGTTGGCAGGCATTTACGACACGTCAGCCAGTCGTCGTCAATGACGCTGAACATGACCCGCGCGTCGTGCGATTCTTGCCGAATACCAAGACCATGCTTGCTGCGCCATTGCTTGATAGCGAACAACCGATCGGTGTCATCACGGTTGTCCGCACAACCCCCGAGCCCTTCACGGATCAGGATGCAGCGATCCTTGCAACAATTGGTCGGCGGGTTGGACCCCTCGTCGCACGACTTGCGACAACGACACGTGAGCAGCACCCTTCCCATCGTTAA
- a CDS encoding aspartate aminotransferase family protein, with amino-acid sequence MAIQTWNAAELIRKDQAYHLHPVSNLHQIRHYGPLVLVRGEGAWVWDAEGKRYLDGFAGLWNVNIGHGRRELAEAAKAQMEQIAFVPTFFGLASPPTIELAARLAELFPDPINHFQFTSGGAESNETAIKIARYYWWLRGKPEKIKILSRQMAYHGIAMGALSATGVPAYWEGFGPRPPGFIHLTAPYAYRFAHGMSDEDFVQSLVRELEETIAREGAETIAAFIGEPVQGAGGVVVPPEGYWPAIAEVLRRHDILLIYDEVITGFGRTGTLFGMQQYGVIPDIVSFAKGITSGYVPLGGVGVTDAIFDVLSSPDRMFMHGFTYSGHPVACAVALRNIDILLNERLPENAGEIGRYLLEQFGTLLDRPYVGNVRGKGLMLLIELVADKETKAKFPADFRLGDKLQEATRKRGVIVRCTGDGVVMAPPLTLTREEADFLLNAVSEAIDEVCNGQ; translated from the coding sequence ATGGCAATACAAACGTGGAATGCGGCCGAACTGATCCGCAAGGATCAGGCATATCATCTCCATCCTGTATCGAATTTACACCAGATTCGTCATTATGGCCCACTGGTGCTTGTGCGTGGTGAAGGAGCCTGGGTGTGGGATGCGGAAGGAAAGCGGTATCTCGACGGATTTGCTGGGCTGTGGAATGTGAATATTGGTCATGGGCGGCGTGAACTTGCGGAGGCTGCCAAGGCGCAGATGGAACAAATCGCTTTCGTCCCAACCTTCTTTGGCTTGGCAAGTCCTCCGACGATTGAGCTAGCTGCCCGGCTGGCAGAACTTTTCCCCGACCCCATCAATCATTTTCAGTTCACCTCAGGCGGTGCCGAGTCGAATGAGACCGCTATCAAGATCGCTCGCTACTACTGGTGGCTCCGTGGTAAGCCAGAGAAGATAAAGATTCTTAGCCGCCAAATGGCCTATCACGGTATTGCAATGGGGGCGCTCTCGGCTACTGGCGTACCAGCCTATTGGGAGGGGTTCGGGCCACGGCCCCCGGGCTTTATTCATTTAACCGCTCCCTATGCGTACCGCTTTGCTCACGGTATGAGCGACGAGGATTTTGTCCAATCGCTTGTCCGTGAGCTTGAAGAAACCATCGCCCGTGAAGGAGCTGAGACGATTGCCGCATTCATCGGTGAACCGGTACAAGGGGCTGGCGGTGTGGTTGTCCCGCCTGAAGGGTATTGGCCAGCTATTGCGGAGGTGTTGCGGCGACACGATATCTTGCTCATCTACGATGAGGTCATTACCGGGTTTGGGCGTACCGGAACACTCTTTGGGATGCAACAGTACGGAGTGATCCCTGACATTGTCTCATTCGCGAAAGGGATTACCTCTGGCTATGTGCCGCTTGGCGGAGTTGGGGTTACGGATGCCATCTTCGATGTCTTGTCAAGCCCTGATCGTATGTTCATGCATGGCTTCACCTATTCTGGCCATCCCGTTGCGTGTGCCGTAGCGCTTCGTAATATTGACATTCTTCTCAATGAGCGTCTGCCCGAAAACGCCGGAGAGATCGGCCGGTATCTTCTTGAGCAGTTTGGCACGTTACTTGATCGGCCATATGTTGGGAATGTTCGTGGCAAAGGACTTATGCTGCTGATTGAATTGGTAGCTGATAAGGAGACGAAGGCGAAGTTTCCAGCTGATTTCCGCCTCGGCGATAAGCTCCAGGAGGCAACCCGCAAGCGGGGCGTCATCGTTCGCTGCACTGGCGATGGCGTGGTCATGGCGCCGCCGCTGACGTTGACACGTGAAGAAGCGGATTTCTTGCTGAACGCGGTTAGCGAAGCAATCGATGAGGTTTGTAACGGACAATAA
- a CDS encoding DMT family transporter → MSRQSLSIHAALLLVIASWGANFVAVKTLVQLVTPVEMTALRLVLAACCFLVLLMIRRERPMIARSDWPRLVLVSLLGLPANTLALAMGSRLIPAAVASLIVSLNPIFTAVVSRLLIGEAITWPKRLGIGIAFLGFLIILRFGSPGAHFNGANVYGALLTLLAPLSWAFYTVLSKPLVARYAPLELTASVVMLGALPLAPVVLVSRHLHYALRAFPAVGWLALFISAVLALALAFTLWYRALRILTPVQLAVYIYLTPFFGVLSARLVLGEQLTPFVLLGGLLILLGVMVTNTSQLGKLVYAYPRLRRANTHLHREEASDE, encoded by the coding sequence GTGAGTAGACAATCGCTTAGCATTCATGCCGCGCTGCTCCTGGTTATCGCGAGTTGGGGCGCAAACTTTGTTGCTGTGAAAACGCTTGTCCAATTGGTAACGCCGGTAGAGATGACCGCGCTGCGCCTTGTTCTCGCAGCATGTTGTTTCCTGGTTCTCCTGATGATTCGTCGCGAACGTCCAATGATTGCTCGCTCTGATTGGCCACGGCTTGTGCTTGTGAGTTTGCTGGGCTTACCAGCGAACACGCTCGCGTTAGCAATGGGATCACGGCTGATTCCGGCAGCGGTAGCAAGCCTCATCGTCTCGCTGAATCCGATCTTCACCGCCGTTGTCTCTCGCCTGCTCATTGGGGAGGCGATTACGTGGCCAAAGCGACTTGGGATTGGCATTGCTTTCCTAGGATTTCTGATTATCCTCCGTTTCGGTAGCCCAGGCGCCCACTTCAACGGCGCGAACGTCTATGGCGCCCTCCTCACGCTTCTTGCTCCACTCTCTTGGGCGTTTTATACCGTGCTCAGCAAACCGCTTGTGGCGCGCTATGCTCCGCTCGAATTAACCGCGAGTGTGGTCATGCTTGGTGCACTTCCGCTTGCTCCAGTTGTTCTCGTTAGTCGACACCTGCACTATGCTCTCCGCGCATTTCCGGCCGTTGGTTGGTTGGCGCTTTTCATCAGTGCCGTGCTAGCGCTTGCGCTCGCATTTACCCTGTGGTATCGAGCGCTCCGCATCCTGACACCTGTACAGCTGGCTGTATACATTTATCTTACCCCGTTCTTCGGGGTTCTCAGTGCACGACTCGTGCTCGGCGAACAGCTGACGCCTTTCGTGCTGCTTGGTGGTCTCCTGATCCTGCTTGGTGTGATGGTTACCAACACGAGTCAGCTTGGTAAACTGGTCTATGCCTATCCACGTTTACGCCGAGCGAATACCCATCTTCATCGAGAAGAGGCGAGCGATGAGTGA
- the moaC gene encoding cyclic pyranopterin monophosphate synthase MoaC, whose amino-acid sequence MSDLTHLDERGNARMVDIGAKDETHRIAIASAAVYMQPETLQRIADGTVPKGDVLGVARVAGIMAAKRTAELIPLCHPLMLTKVAVDFELDPERNAVRIQAHVETVGKTGVEMEALTAVSIAALTIYDMLKAVDRGMVISDIQLEEKRGGKSGDWRRAARGQSIA is encoded by the coding sequence ATGAGTGACTTGACGCATCTTGATGAACGCGGCAATGCACGGATGGTCGACATCGGTGCAAAAGATGAAACTCACCGGATTGCGATCGCGTCCGCTGCTGTATACATGCAGCCCGAAACCCTCCAGCGCATTGCTGATGGCACTGTGCCGAAAGGTGATGTTCTTGGAGTTGCCCGCGTGGCTGGCATTATGGCAGCCAAGCGCACCGCCGAACTGATCCCGCTCTGCCACCCCTTGATGCTAACAAAGGTTGCTGTTGATTTTGAGCTTGATCCCGAGCGTAATGCTGTGCGCATTCAGGCGCACGTTGAGACGGTAGGAAAAACTGGCGTTGAAATGGAAGCCCTGACTGCAGTCAGTATTGCGGCGTTGACCATCTACGATATGCTGAAGGCCGTTGATCGTGGCATGGTCATCAGCGATATTCAGCTTGAAGAGAAGCGCGGTGGAAAGAGCGGCGACTGGCGTCGCGCTGCTCGTGGACAGTCCATAGCCTAG
- the mnmA gene encoding tRNA 2-thiouridine(34) synthase MnmA, with protein sequence MAKILVALSGGVDSAVTALLLKRAGWEPIGIHLRLYETNPDSLEEGVCCGDLAAADARMVAAQLGIPFYVRDLRDRFAEHVVAPTLAYYARAETPNPCVLCNHQVRIPALLELAEQLDIPAVATGHYVRKIWYGNGWRLAEARDPQRDQSYVLYRLTPEQLARLEFPMGELDKETVRNIAREAGLYVAEKRSSVDLCFAKTYGGIGQLVAATYPEAGEPGPVVDEQGRIVGEHPGTAFLTVGQRRGLRWYEQTPERQYIAEIDPQRKLARVAPRTRLLTVAVRLADPIWHDPLPEQVEARIRYQAPRYPATCDGTWVRFLEPAPPLARGQAVVLYDGDRVLGGGTAAEVVRVKDLVDAMPLSPQARLWTVHEQRDASRRSFHRASLQAEYR encoded by the coding sequence ATGGCGAAGATTCTGGTTGCTCTTTCAGGTGGCGTCGATAGCGCGGTTACGGCTCTGCTCCTCAAGCGTGCTGGGTGGGAGCCGATTGGTATACACCTGCGCTTATATGAGACCAATCCCGATTCACTTGAAGAAGGCGTTTGCTGCGGTGATCTTGCGGCAGCAGATGCCCGAATGGTTGCTGCTCAGCTCGGTATTCCATTCTACGTGCGTGATTTGCGGGATCGGTTCGCTGAACATGTTGTTGCGCCAACACTTGCATATTACGCTCGCGCTGAGACTCCCAACCCTTGTGTTCTCTGCAACCATCAGGTCCGGATCCCAGCGCTACTCGAGCTTGCAGAACAGCTCGATATTCCCGCAGTTGCAACCGGACACTATGTGCGCAAGATTTGGTACGGAAATGGCTGGCGCTTGGCCGAAGCCCGTGATCCACAGCGCGATCAGTCTTACGTGCTCTACCGGCTTACGCCTGAGCAACTCGCGCGACTGGAATTCCCAATGGGCGAACTTGACAAAGAGACTGTTCGCAACATCGCGCGCGAAGCAGGGCTGTACGTTGCAGAAAAGCGCTCATCGGTCGATCTTTGCTTTGCCAAGACCTATGGTGGGATCGGTCAGCTCGTTGCCGCGACCTATCCTGAAGCCGGAGAGCCAGGTCCCGTGGTCGACGAACAGGGACGCATTGTTGGGGAGCATCCCGGCACCGCGTTCCTGACAGTTGGTCAGCGGCGGGGCCTTCGCTGGTATGAGCAAACGCCAGAACGCCAATACATCGCCGAGATTGACCCACAGCGCAAGCTGGCGCGAGTCGCACCACGGACGCGCTTACTGACTGTCGCTGTCCGCCTCGCCGATCCGATTTGGCATGACCCCTTGCCCGAACAGGTTGAGGCACGCATCCGATACCAGGCTCCGCGCTATCCTGCGACCTGTGATGGAACCTGGGTACGCTTCTTGGAGCCGGCTCCGCCGCTTGCCCGTGGGCAGGCTGTTGTTCTCTACGATGGAGACCGTGTCCTTGGCGGGGGCACTGCAGCCGAGGTTGTCCGCGTGAAAGACCTGGTCGACGCAATGCCCTTGTCGCCGCAGGCTAGGCTATGGACTGTCCACGAGCAGCGCGACGCCAGTCGCCGCTCTTTCCACCGCGCTTCTCTTCAAGCTGAATATCGCTGA
- a CDS encoding GNAT family N-acetyltransferase, with protein sequence MHESPEVIVPGQRVYLGPMRPEHAQVFARWLNDLAVSITLSNVRRIPFMVQDEAEWIEHIRRDPNHVVFAVYTREGDQPIGTVGLHDINWPDRNAELGVMIGERTEWGQGYATEAISLLLDYAFTILGLRMVFLRCIAYNERAYRLYERLGFRPVGRLRQSHRIGQRYYDVIYMDILAEEFVSPVLASWLHLPHEGADVP encoded by the coding sequence ATGCACGAATCTCCAGAGGTGATTGTGCCAGGTCAGCGGGTTTATCTCGGTCCAATGCGCCCTGAGCACGCGCAGGTCTTTGCGCGTTGGCTCAATGACCTTGCGGTCTCGATAACCTTGTCAAACGTGCGACGTATTCCTTTCATGGTTCAAGATGAAGCGGAATGGATTGAGCACATACGCCGCGATCCGAATCATGTCGTCTTTGCGGTCTATACCCGTGAAGGCGACCAGCCGATTGGCACCGTTGGGCTGCACGACATAAACTGGCCCGATCGCAATGCTGAACTTGGTGTCATGATTGGCGAACGAACAGAGTGGGGACAGGGCTATGCAACGGAGGCGATTAGCCTCCTTCTTGACTACGCGTTCACGATTCTCGGTCTGCGCATGGTCTTCTTACGTTGCATCGCCTATAACGAGCGAGCCTATCGGCTTTATGAACGCCTTGGCTTTCGTCCAGTGGGACGTTTGCGCCAGTCGCACCGTATTGGGCAGCGGTACTACGACGTGATTTATATGGACATTCTTGCTGAAGAGTTTGTCAGCCCTGTGCTCGCATCCTGGCTTCACTTGCCACATGAAGGTGCTGATGTTCCATAG